The sequence AATCTTACAGCCAAGGAAAAACGCGTTTTGGCTTTTAACCGGGATCACGAGGTCACCGCAGGTTATTCGGTCAGTTTCAAAACCGTATCTCCGCGCGCCAAAGGGGCGATTGCCCTAACAGCCCGTAAAGACTTGTCGCAGGAAGATGTCGATGCGCTTTGGCAAGAACAAGGTGATACCATTTGCGCACTCAACACTGTCGTGCACCTGCGCATCCTGTCCCTGCCCTACAATGCACCGGGTCGCGGTCTGACCCGGCGGCAACGAGAGGTTCTGGAATGGGTCGGAGATGGAAAAACAGTTCAGGACATCGCGCTTTTGATGGACCTGACCCCGGCCACGGTTGAAAAACATCTGCGCTTGGCGCGTGAAGCCCTAAGCGTCGAGACAACCGCACAGGCCGTTCTGAAAGCCGCCTTCCAGAATCAAATGTTCGTCATCGAACCCTGAGCACCCGCTGACCACACCGAGGTCAACATTCCCTCCGGGTATGGAATTCCTGACTTAACTAACCTTAGGTTAACGCGCACAATGAAACCGTTCCGTGAGTGGTGGCTTTAGCCTGGAACGTTGGGGTTGCATTTTCCGGTTTATTTCTCGGCTCTGCGGCCTTTGTCCTTACCGGACTGCTGATCGTCGGTCTTATTTTTCGGACCGGCGGTCAGGTTATTGTCGTGCCCATTTCATCCCCAATGACGGGCATGTCAAAAAAAGGTGCCGCCAAAAATGGCGGCACCTTTGTTTTTCATAGAGATGAAGGACTTTAGCCCTGCGCGGCCTTGGCCACTTCGGCGGCGAAATCCTCTTCTTTCTTCTCGATGCCTTCGCCCACTTCCAGGCGCACGTAACCGATGATCTCGGCACCGGCTTCCTTGGCGGCGGCCTCGACCGTCAGGTCGGGGTTGATCACGAAGGACTGACCCAGAAGCGTCACTTCCGACATGTACTTCTTCATGCGGCCTTCGATCATCTTCTCGATCACGTTGTCGGGTTTGCCGGATTCCTTGGCGATGTCGATCTGAACCTGGCGTTCTTTCTCGACAACCGCCGGATCCAGGGCCGCCTCGTTCAAGGCGGCGGGGTTGGTTGCGGCGATGTGCATGGCAACCTGCTTGCCAAAGGCTTCGTCGCCACCTTTCAGGGCAACGAGGACACCGATTTTACCCATGCCGTCGGTCATCGCGTTGTGCACATAGCTGACAACCACGTCACCCTCGATCTTGGCCATCCGGCGCAGCGACATGTTTTCGCCGATGGTGGCGATCTTGTCGGTGATGGTCTCGGCCACGGTCTTGCCACCCAGATCGGCTGCATTCAGCGCGTCCACGTCCGCGACGCTAAGTGCCGCACCGGCGATATCGCCAACCATGGTCTGGAACTCGGCGTTCTTCGCGACAAAGTCGGTCTCGGCATTCACCTCGACGGCAACGCCCTGCCCGCCGTCCACCTTGACGGCCACAAGGCCCTCGGCGGCGGTGCGGTCGGATTTCTTGGCCGCTTTCGCAAGGCCCTTGGTGCGCAGCCAATCGACGGCGGCCTGCATGTCGCCATCGTTCTCGGTCAGCGCTTTTTTCGCGTCCATCATGCCTGCGCCCGTCGTGTCGCGCAGTTCTTTCACCATTGCAGCTGTGATCGCCATGTCGGCTCTCCTTGAAAGTCAGGGAATGCGGGGCGTGGTATGCCCACGCCCCATGTCAAATTTGTGAAACCGGATCAGCTTTCGGCCGGGGTTTCGGCAGCCTCTTCGGCTGCTTCCTCGGCGGGGGCTTCCGACATCGCACCGATGTCGACACCGGCAGCGCCCAGTTGTGCGGCGGTCCCGTCCAGGGCAGAGCGGCTCACCAGGTCGCAATAAAGCGAGATGGCGCGCGCGGCGTCGTCGTTGCCGGGGATGATGTAATCAATACCATCGGGCGAGCAGTTGGTATCGACCACGGCCACAACCGGGATGCCCAGCTTGTTGGCTTCGGCCACGGCGAGGGCTTCTTTCTTGACGTCGATCACGAACAGCATGTCGGGAATGCCACCCATTTCGCGGATGCCGCCAAGGCTGGCTTGCAGTTTTTCCTGATCGCGCTCAAGGCCCAGGCGCTCTTTCTTGGTCAGGCCTTCACCGCCGGCGGCCAGCACCTCGTCGATCTCGTTGAGACGCTTGATCGATTGCGAAACGGTTTTCCAGTTGGTGAGCGTGCCACCCAGCCAGCGGTGGTTCATGTAGTATTGTGCGCATTTCTCGGCGGCTTCGGCCACCGGGCCGCTGGCCTGGCGCTTGGTGCCGACGAACAGAACACGGCCACCCTTGGCAACGCATTCGCGCACGGCATTCAGCGCCGCATCCAGCATCGGCACGGTCTGCGTCAGATCGACGATGTGGATGCCATTACGCGCACCATAGATGAACTCGCCCATACGGGGGTTCCAGCGCTGCGTTTGGTGACCAAAGTGAACGCCAGCTTCCAACAGCTGACGCATGGAGAATTCGGGAAGACCCATGTCGTTTTTCCTTTCCGGTTTTCGCCTCGGCACGGGATGAGAAGCGGATGCTTCAACCGGTGGACCGCCGGGGATGTCTCCCCCGATCAGCCCGCCCATGCCTGCGGATTGAGTAGCGCGCGTATAGACCCATTCGTGACCCCGCGCAACCCCCCTGCCCTTGGCTGTGCCAGGGTTCTGGTGCGGTGCCCGAGCGCTGTGGTAACCCTATCTGCGGACGCGCTTCAAACCGACGCGATACCGACGCAAAACCGATACGATACGGCACAGTGTTTCCCGCTCTTCATTAGTGGGCCGGATGCATTTCGCCCAGACATGGAAAGGACACGGATTTGACGCCAGATTTCACCACCAGCCCCGAGGTGCAAGAGGCCCTTGATCAATCCCGGCCCGTGGTCGCGTTGGAATCCACCATCATTACCCACGGCATGCCTTACCCGCAGAACCTCGAAACGGCACGGCTTGTGGAACAGGAGGTGCGCCAATCCGGTGCCGTGCCCGCCACCGTGGCGGTCATTAACGGAGATTTATGCGTGGGGCTTGAGTCGCAAGCCCTTGAAGCGCTTGCCCAAACCACAGGCGTCGCGAAACTTTCACGCGCCGATCTAGCGGTTTGCATGGCCCTAGGCGGCACCGGCTCCACCACTGTTTCCGCCACCATGATTGCCGCAAATCTGGCCGGGATTGCCGTCTTTGCCACCGGCGGCATCGGCGGCGTGCATCGCGGGGCCGAGCATACCTTTGACATCTCCGCCGATCTGCAAGAACTGGCCCAAACCCCGGTCACTGTGGTCTGTGCCGGGGCCAAGGCCATTCTCGACCTGCCCAAGACCTTGGAAACACTGGAAACTCTGGGCGTTCCGGTCATCGCCTATGGGCAAGACGCCCTGCCCGCCTTCTGGTCGCGCGACAGCGGTTTGACTGCGCCCTTGCGCCTTGATGAGCCGGCCACAATCGCGGCCAGTCACAAAATGCGCGCAAGGCTTGGCCTGCCCGGCGGGCAGCTTATCGCGAACCCGCTCCCTCAAACCGATGAAATCCCGCTTGAGATATTGGCCCCCTTGATCGCACAGGCCCACTCCGAAGCCGAAGAACAAGACATCACTGGCAAACAGGTTACGCCATTCCTCTTGCGCCGAATTTACGAACTGACCAAAGGCCAATCTCTGGCGGCCAACATCGCCCTGATCCGAAACAACGCCCGGTTGGCGGCACAAATCGCGGTTGAATTATACCGTTAAGTCTCGTCAAAGCGCACAAATTCCACGCAAAAGCCCGGTTTATTGCACGACCTGCCTCCACGGCCCATTGTGGACGCCTGCCTTTCTGCTTAGATACGGCCAGACCTGACAGGCTTGTTTCGCCCATGAATACCCCGTTCGACGAAGAACCACACCTCAATCGCAAACCCGGCATGTTCGCCGGCCTTCGCGCCAGCTTTCTGACCGGAATCGTGGTCATCGCCCCGGTGGCCCTGACGCTTTGGCTGGTTTGGACGCTGATGGGATGGGTAGACAGTGTTGTCTTGCCCCTGATCCCCTCCAGTTTCCGACCCGAGCATTATATCGGCATCAACCTTCGCGGCGTAGGCGTGATCATCTTCTTGGTGTTCACGATCGTCGTTGGCTGGATTGCGAAGGGGTTGATCGGTAAATCCCTGATTCTTTTCGCGGAATCGCTTGTGGATCGGATGCCGGTGGTGCGTTCGATTTATTCGGGCGTAAAACAGATCGCCGAAACCGTCTTTGCGCAAAGCGAACGCAGCTTTGAAAAGGCCTGCCTGATCCAGTACCCGCGCAAGGATATCTGGGCCATCGGCTTCATCTCCACATCCGCCAAGGGCGAGGTAAACGCACGCGCCGAATCCGGCTCGGACCTTCTCAGCGTCTTCGTGCCCACCACGCCGAACCCGACCAGCGGTTTTCTGTTGTTCTTCCCAAAGGAAGACGTGATTGAACTGGAGATGAGCGTCGAAGACGCCGCCAAACTGGTGATCTCCGCGGGCCTTGTATACCCCGGTCAGGTCGACCCCGAAGACCCGCGCCTGAAGCCCAAGGGCTGACACCAACAAATTCTGAGTTTGAGATAGATCAATGCGTCTCGCGCGGAATCACATTCAAATTCAGGAATGTTGATTCAAAAATGCACTCGAATAGTCCCTAAACTCCAAGTCTTTCTGATGTCTGGCTTGATGTGCTTGTCGTCTCCCGGGCTTGCCCAGACGGCCGCGCCAGCTGTCCCAGGATCAGACAGCACAGCGGATCATTCCAAGTTCGAAATCCTGCAAAAAGAATTCACCTCGGGGCCCGAAGTCACCGAGGCCTGCTTGTCCTGCCACACCGAAGCCGATGATCAGGTGATGCACTCAATCCACTTCAAATGGGAGTTCGAGCACCCTGAGACGGGGCAGACGTTGGGCAAAAGAAACGTGATCAACGCCTTCTGCGGTTCTGTCGCGGGGAATGAACCACGCTGCACCTCCTGCCACGCGGGTTATGGCTGGGAAGATATGTCTCAATCCTCGGCTCAGGCGCAGGCGACACCGGATTGTCTTGTCTGCCACGATACCTCGGGCCAGTACACCAAGACAGCCACCGGCGCGGGCCATCCTCCGCTCGATCCGGTCCCGCCCAAGTCGAAAACCATCACCGGCGCCAAATCATGGGCCGTTGACCTCGGCAAGGCCGCCCGAAGCGCGGGCATGCCCACCCGCGACAATTGCGGCAACTGCCACTTCTACGGCGGCGGCGGCGATAACGTGAAACACGGAGACCTGTCCTCGGCGCTCTACGAACCCTCGCTGGCCACCGATGTGCACATGTCACCGGACGGTGAAAATTTCACCTGCTCCACCTGCCATGTCAGCGATAGCCATGACTGGGCGGGGTCACGTTACCTGATGCAAGCCAGTGACCCCCACGGGACGGGCAAGCCCGGTGAAGCCCGCAACGCCGCCACCTGCGAAAGCTGCCACGGCAACACACCACATCCGGTGAACCTCAAGGGGATCAAGCTCAACGATCATACCGATACGCTGGCCTGTCAAACCTGCCATATCCCCGAATTCGCCCGCGGCGGCGTGGCCACCAAGACCGTCTGGGACTGGTCCACCGCCGGCAAGCTGGATGAAGACGGCAACGCCATGGCCATCTCGGAGTATCTCGAAGCCGACGGCGACCACCGTCACACCTATATGTCCACCAAGGGCGATTTCGAATGGGGTGAAAACGTTCCGCCGGTCTATGCATGGTTCAACGGCGTGGTCGAATACACCACTGGCGATCGCAAGA comes from Roseovarius bejariae and encodes:
- a CDS encoding LuxR family transcriptional regulator, with amino-acid sequence MIDPGRLNALLNTPGLESLWDMHCRQMAEFGFDRLLYGFTRYRTATTLGDPEDFVLLTNHAPEYTEGFIEGRLYADAPMVKWALENDGACSWSHIRTLNLTAKEKRVLAFNRDHEVTAGYSVSFKTVSPRAKGAIALTARKDLSQEDVDALWQEQGDTICALNTVVHLRILSLPYNAPGRGLTRRQREVLEWVGDGKTVQDIALLMDLTPATVEKHLRLAREALSVETTAQAVLKAAFQNQMFVIEP
- a CDS encoding tetrathionate reductase family octaheme c-type cytochrome, yielding MSGLMCLSSPGLAQTAAPAVPGSDSTADHSKFEILQKEFTSGPEVTEACLSCHTEADDQVMHSIHFKWEFEHPETGQTLGKRNVINAFCGSVAGNEPRCTSCHAGYGWEDMSQSSAQAQATPDCLVCHDTSGQYTKTATGAGHPPLDPVPPKSKTITGAKSWAVDLGKAARSAGMPTRDNCGNCHFYGGGGDNVKHGDLSSALYEPSLATDVHMSPDGENFTCSTCHVSDSHDWAGSRYLMQASDPHGTGKPGEARNAATCESCHGNTPHPVNLKGIKLNDHTDTLACQTCHIPEFARGGVATKTVWDWSTAGKLDEDGNAMAISEYLEADGDHRHTYMSTKGDFEWGENVPPVYAWFNGVVEYTTGDRKIDPTQTVEINPIHGTPDAPDSRIWPFKRMEGRQAYDSVLNELVYTHVWGPDTDTALWTNFDWAKAIDAGMKAAGEEYSGEYDFVDTYMYWPITHMVAPAEDALDCAACHDDKGRMSGITGVNMPGTTPFNTAGILGLAMVIAALAGVLIHALIRITRKGGPHG
- the rpsB gene encoding 30S ribosomal protein S2 gives rise to the protein MGLPEFSMRQLLEAGVHFGHQTQRWNPRMGEFIYGARNGIHIVDLTQTVPMLDAALNAVRECVAKGGRVLFVGTKRQASGPVAEAAEKCAQYYMNHRWLGGTLTNWKTVSQSIKRLNEIDEVLAAGGEGLTKKERLGLERDQEKLQASLGGIREMGGIPDMLFVIDVKKEALAVAEANKLGIPVVAVVDTNCSPDGIDYIIPGNDDAARAISLYCDLVSRSALDGTAAQLGAAGVDIGAMSEAPAEEAAEEAAETPAES
- the tsf gene encoding translation elongation factor Ts yields the protein MAITAAMVKELRDTTGAGMMDAKKALTENDGDMQAAVDWLRTKGLAKAAKKSDRTAAEGLVAVKVDGGQGVAVEVNAETDFVAKNAEFQTMVGDIAGAALSVADVDALNAADLGGKTVAETITDKIATIGENMSLRRMAKIEGDVVVSYVHNAMTDGMGKIGVLVALKGGDEAFGKQVAMHIAATNPAALNEAALDPAVVEKERQVQIDIAKESGKPDNVIEKMIEGRMKKYMSEVTLLGQSFVINPDLTVEAAAKEAGAEIIGYVRLEVGEGIEKKEEDFAAEVAKAAQG
- a CDS encoding pseudouridine-5'-phosphate glycosidase — translated: MTPDFTTSPEVQEALDQSRPVVALESTIITHGMPYPQNLETARLVEQEVRQSGAVPATVAVINGDLCVGLESQALEALAQTTGVAKLSRADLAVCMALGGTGSTTVSATMIAANLAGIAVFATGGIGGVHRGAEHTFDISADLQELAQTPVTVVCAGAKAILDLPKTLETLETLGVPVIAYGQDALPAFWSRDSGLTAPLRLDEPATIAASHKMRARLGLPGGQLIANPLPQTDEIPLEILAPLIAQAHSEAEEQDITGKQVTPFLLRRIYELTKGQSLAANIALIRNNARLAAQIAVELYR
- a CDS encoding DUF502 domain-containing protein, yielding MNTPFDEEPHLNRKPGMFAGLRASFLTGIVVIAPVALTLWLVWTLMGWVDSVVLPLIPSSFRPEHYIGINLRGVGVIIFLVFTIVVGWIAKGLIGKSLILFAESLVDRMPVVRSIYSGVKQIAETVFAQSERSFEKACLIQYPRKDIWAIGFISTSAKGEVNARAESGSDLLSVFVPTTPNPTSGFLLFFPKEDVIELEMSVEDAAKLVISAGLVYPGQVDPEDPRLKPKG